One genomic region from Salipiger sp. CCB-MM3 encodes:
- a CDS encoding ankyrin repeat domain-containing protein, translating into MTEDTGMLFPDPFSGPTPSIDDLRREARRLHKSYEAGDRAARERLRDAPPRGDDRLLKRADFLQVVARERGFESWPKLKLAAETQGLDRAARIQRLKIALYHGQMPVVERLLAETPDLAEGHFGLKCALCDLPSVEAALAGRPDLATARFGPRSALLHLAFSRWQTRQPEAKAAALQIARLLVAQGADVNDAEEVPGGARHSALYGALCHGRNIELAGWLLEQGASANDGESLYHSVEPGGGEGLALLLDHGADPRGTNALLRALDFHDHGAVQLLLAHGADPNDTAAPIPALHHGARRGCDRRMIDLLLEAGADPAREWRWSTPYAYARVMGCAPLAEALEARGLQRPLSREEALMAEAAQGRTTPGAFIDPAALPPAYDGLMRDLADRPERLGQIKALVALGLPYDAPDALDGVPPVQAAAWGGHPELLGYFLSLRPDLGHVNHHGGTLLGALLHGADHAPEGPGRDHLACLTLLLDHGVALPRKALAMVGRSDLAAALAAWAEAHPGQLV; encoded by the coding sequence ATGACGGAGGACACCGGCATGCTCTTTCCCGACCCCTTTTCTGGGCCGACCCCATCCATCGACGATCTGCGCCGCGAGGCGCGCCGCCTGCATAAATCCTATGAAGCGGGCGACCGCGCCGCGCGCGAACGGTTGCGCGACGCACCGCCGCGCGGCGACGACCGGCTGCTCAAACGCGCCGATTTCCTGCAGGTCGTGGCGCGTGAGCGCGGCTTTGAAAGCTGGCCCAAGCTCAAGCTTGCGGCGGAAACCCAAGGGCTGGACCGCGCGGCGCGTATCCAGCGGCTGAAGATCGCGCTCTATCACGGGCAGATGCCGGTGGTGGAGAGGCTGTTGGCCGAGACGCCGGACCTTGCGGAGGGGCATTTCGGCCTGAAGTGCGCGCTGTGCGATCTGCCCTCTGTCGAGGCGGCACTGGCGGGGCGCCCGGACTTGGCGACCGCGCGTTTCGGTCCGCGCAGCGCGCTGCTGCATCTGGCCTTTTCACGCTGGCAGACGCGCCAGCCCGAGGCCAAGGCTGCCGCGCTGCAGATCGCCCGGCTGCTGGTCGCTCAGGGTGCCGATGTCAACGATGCCGAAGAAGTGCCGGGCGGCGCACGCCATTCGGCGCTCTACGGGGCGCTCTGCCACGGGCGGAACATCGAATTGGCGGGCTGGCTGCTGGAGCAGGGGGCCTCGGCCAATGATGGCGAGTCGCTCTATCACTCGGTGGAGCCGGGGGGCGGCGAAGGGCTGGCGCTGCTGCTGGACCATGGTGCCGATCCTCGGGGCACAAACGCGCTGCTGCGGGCGCTGGATTTTCACGACCACGGGGCGGTGCAGCTGTTGCTTGCGCATGGGGCCGACCCGAATGACACCGCCGCGCCGATCCCGGCCCTGCACCACGGCGCGCGGCGCGGCTGCGACCGCCGGATGATCGATCTGCTGCTGGAGGCGGGGGCCGATCCGGCGCGCGAGTGGCGCTGGAGCACGCCCTACGCCTATGCGCGGGTGATGGGCTGCGCGCCCTTGGCCGAGGCGCTGGAGGCGCGCGGGCTGCAAAGGCCGCTGTCTCGCGAAGAGGCGTTGATGGCTGAGGCGGCGCAGGGGCGCACCACCCCCGGTGCCTTCATCGACCCTGCCGCGCTGCCGCCCGCCTATGACGGGCTGATGCGCGATCTGGCGGACCGTCCGGAGCGGCTGGGACAGATCAAGGCGTTGGTTGCGCTTGGCCTGCCCTATGACGCGCCGGATGCGCTGGATGGTGTGCCGCCGGTTCAGGCCGCGGCATGGGGCGGTCACCCAGAGCTGCTTGGCTATTTCCTGTCGCTGCGGCCCGACCTCGGCCATGTGAACCACCACGGCGGCACGCTGCTCGGCGCGCTGCTGCATGGTGCGGACCATGCGCCGGAAGGGCCGGGACGGGATCACCTCGCCTGCCTGACGCTGCTGCTGGACCATGGCGTCGCGCTGCCGCGCAAGGCGCTGGCGATGGTCGGGCGGAGCGATCTGGCTGCGGCGCTGGCCGCGTGGGCCGAGGCGCATCCCGGGCAGCTCGTCTGA
- a CDS encoding DUF1013 domain-containing protein — protein MAKLLHPKATAVWLVDNTTLTFKQIADFTGMHELEIQGIADGDVAGGVKGFDPVANNQIEQIDIDKAEKNPLAKLKLKYNPAAVDEDKRRGPRYTPLSKRQDRPNAILWLVKFHPELTDGQISKLVGTTKPTIQSIRERTHWNIQNMQPIDPVALGLCRQSELDAAVAKAAKNRDEVMTDDERRKLVSTEQSLGMDAEPRLPSAIEGLETFTLSDPRGEDDEEEDKGPSDFSDADSFFNLPSNDDDDEDDSEDPRG, from the coding sequence ATGGCAAAACTGCTGCATCCCAAGGCGACCGCTGTCTGGCTCGTCGACAACACCACCCTGACTTTCAAGCAGATTGCCGATTTCACCGGCATGCACGAACTGGAAATCCAAGGCATCGCCGACGGTGACGTGGCCGGCGGCGTGAAGGGCTTTGACCCGGTCGCCAACAACCAGATCGAGCAGATCGACATCGACAAAGCCGAGAAGAATCCGCTCGCCAAGCTGAAGCTGAAGTACAACCCCGCCGCTGTCGACGAAGACAAGCGCCGTGGCCCGCGCTACACCCCGCTGTCGAAGCGTCAGGACCGTCCGAACGCGATCCTGTGGCTGGTGAAGTTCCACCCCGAGCTGACCGACGGCCAGATCTCCAAGCTGGTGGGCACCACCAAGCCGACGATCCAGTCGATCCGCGAGCGCACTCACTGGAACATCCAGAACATGCAGCCGATCGACCCGGTTGCTCTGGGTCTGTGCCGCCAGTCCGAGCTTGATGCCGCCGTTGCCAAGGCCGCGAAGAACCGCGACGAGGTGATGACCGACGACGAGCGCCGCAAGCTGGTGTCGACCGAGCAGAGCCTCGGCATGGACGCCGAGCCGCGCCTGCCCTCGGCGATCGAAGGTCTCGAGACCTTCACGCTCTCCGATCCGCGCGGCGAGGACGACGAGGAAGAAGACAAGGGCCCGAGCGATTTCTCGGATGCCGACAGTTTCTTCAACCTGCCGTCGAACGATGACGACGACGAGGATGACAGCGAGGACCCGCGCGGCTGA
- the ypfJ gene encoding KPN_02809 family neutral zinc metallopeptidase has protein sequence MRLRGVRRSSNVEDRRRSGGGRVAVGGGLGGIALLVVLAIGYFAGVDVTPLLNDSTMQTSSEPRELTPQEQLAGEFAAQVLATTEQVWGQVLPEQAGIDYRPPVLVLFSGQTASPCGGASGATGPFYCPLDQQAYLDTEFFATMEQRLGAEGDFAAAYVIAHEVAHHVQNLLGILPEVEKLRQRASEVQAKALTVRLELQADCLSGVWGSHVDGILEPGDVEEALNAARMIGDDLLQKRAGRVPQPHTFTHGTSAQRSGWFARGYEAGNIAACDTFSSDDI, from the coding sequence ATGCGACTGAGAGGTGTGCGCCGCAGCAGCAATGTCGAAGACCGCCGCCGGTCCGGCGGCGGGCGCGTTGCCGTAGGCGGCGGGCTTGGCGGTATTGCGCTGCTCGTGGTTCTGGCGATCGGCTATTTCGCCGGTGTCGACGTCACGCCGCTGCTCAACGACAGCACGATGCAGACCTCGTCCGAACCGCGCGAGCTTACGCCGCAGGAACAGCTGGCCGGGGAGTTTGCCGCGCAGGTGCTCGCCACCACCGAGCAGGTCTGGGGACAGGTTCTGCCAGAGCAGGCGGGGATCGACTACCGCCCGCCGGTGTTGGTGCTGTTCTCGGGCCAGACCGCCTCGCCCTGCGGCGGTGCAAGCGGGGCCACCGGGCCGTTCTACTGCCCGCTGGATCAGCAGGCCTATCTCGACACCGAGTTTTTCGCCACGATGGAACAGCGGCTTGGCGCCGAGGGCGATTTCGCCGCCGCCTATGTGATCGCCCATGAGGTGGCGCACCATGTGCAGAACCTTCTGGGGATCCTGCCCGAGGTCGAAAAGCTGCGCCAACGGGCCAGTGAGGTGCAGGCCAAAGCGCTGACCGTGCGGCTGGAGTTGCAGGCCGACTGCCTGTCGGGGGTCTGGGGCAGCCATGTGGATGGCATCCTCGAGCCGGGCGACGTGGAGGAGGCGCTGAACGCCGCGCGGATGATCGGCGACGATCTGTTGCAGAAGCGCGCCGGGCGGGTGCCGCAGCCGCATACGTTCACCCATGGCACCAGCGCGCAGCGCTCGGGCTGGTTCGCGCGCGGCTATGAGGCCGGGAACATCGCGGCCTGCGACACATTCTCGAGCGATGACATCTGA
- a CDS encoding protein-tyrosine phosphatase family protein, translated as MIIYALPVSEGILAISPMPGAGGNLPGDVAHVTEWRPAMVITLVTEAELQAAGAGLLGTQVQDHGTRWVHLPIPDFGTPPEGMRARWPEVSAQVLRALAGGGRVLVHCRGGCGRSGMVALRLMIEAGEAPDEALARLRHLRPCAVETEAQMDWAMQAPRGAALFLRHMD; from the coding sequence ATGATCATCTACGCGCTCCCGGTCTCGGAGGGCATCCTTGCCATCTCGCCGATGCCGGGGGCGGGGGGCAATTTGCCGGGGGATGTGGCGCATGTGACCGAATGGCGCCCGGCGATGGTGATCACCCTCGTCACCGAGGCCGAACTGCAGGCCGCGGGCGCGGGCCTGCTCGGCACGCAGGTGCAGGATCACGGCACGCGCTGGGTGCATCTGCCGATCCCCGACTTCGGCACGCCGCCCGAGGGCATGCGCGCCCGCTGGCCGGAGGTCAGCGCGCAGGTGCTGCGGGCGCTGGCGGGGGGCGGGCGCGTGCTGGTGCATTGCCGCGGTGGCTGCGGCCGCTCGGGGATGGTGGCGCTGCGGCTGATGATCGAGGCGGGCGAGGCCCCGGACGAGGCGCTGGCACGGCTGCGCCACCTGCGGCCCTGCGCGGTGGAGACCGAGGCGCAGATGGACTGGGCCATGCAGGCGCCGCGCGGCGCGGCGCTCTTCCTGCGCCATATGGACTGA
- a CDS encoding DNA polymerase III subunit gamma/tau — protein sequence MTDDSPKYQVLARKYRPETFADLVGQDAMVRTLKNAFKADRIAQAFIMTGIRGTGKTTTARIIAKGMNCVGPDGTGGPTTEPCGQCEHCRAIMEGRHVDVLEMDAASNTGVGDIREIIDSVHYRAASARYKIYIIDEVHMLSNSAFNALLKTLEEPPAHVKFIFATTEIRKVPVTVLSRCQRFDLRRIEPEVMIDLLRKIASRESAEITDDALALITRAAEGSARDATSLLDQAISHGAGETTADQVRAMLGLADRGRVMDLFEKIMHGDAPGALTELSEQYAEGADPMAVLRDLAELTHWISVVKITPEAAEDPTVGPDERARGAALAQNLGMRPLTRMWQMLLKALEEVAQAPNAMMAAEMAVIRLTHVAELPSPEELLRKLQDTPPPPPPGPGGGGYAHAPAGGSPAQGGSTQAYGSAAQPTHPGPAGPSAISGAMSGAMSGAMSGTSYGNAVPAVAQNNALARYPTFEHVLELIRANRDVKLLVEVEGGVRLAAYQPGRIEFTPAAKASPDLAQRLGTALQRFTGARWGVSLVNGCETPTIVEKRDAAELALRAEAEQHPLVQAAIAAFPKAKIVEIRTPEAEQQQAAVEALPEVEDEWDPFEED from the coding sequence ATGACTGACGACAGCCCCAAGTATCAGGTTCTCGCCCGCAAGTACCGCCCCGAGACCTTTGCCGATCTCGTCGGGCAGGATGCCATGGTGCGCACCCTGAAAAACGCCTTCAAGGCCGACCGCATCGCGCAGGCCTTCATCATGACCGGCATCCGCGGCACCGGGAAGACCACCACCGCCCGGATCATCGCCAAGGGCATGAACTGCGTCGGCCCCGACGGCACCGGCGGCCCCACCACAGAGCCCTGCGGCCAGTGCGAGCATTGCCGCGCGATCATGGAAGGCCGCCATGTGGACGTGCTGGAGATGGACGCGGCCTCCAACACCGGCGTCGGCGACATCCGCGAGATCATCGACAGCGTGCACTACCGGGCGGCCTCGGCGCGCTACAAGATTTACATTATCGACGAGGTGCACATGCTCTCGAACAGCGCGTTCAACGCGCTGCTCAAGACGCTGGAAGAGCCGCCCGCGCATGTGAAATTCATCTTCGCCACCACCGAGATCCGCAAGGTGCCGGTGACGGTGCTCTCGCGCTGCCAGCGGTTCGATCTGCGCCGCATCGAGCCCGAGGTGATGATCGACCTGCTCCGCAAGATCGCCAGCCGTGAAAGCGCCGAGATCACCGATGATGCGCTGGCGCTGATCACCCGTGCCGCCGAAGGCTCGGCGCGCGACGCCACGTCCCTGCTCGATCAGGCGATCAGCCACGGCGCGGGCGAGACCACCGCCGATCAGGTCCGCGCCATGCTCGGCCTCGCCGACCGTGGCCGCGTGATGGATCTCTTCGAGAAGATCATGCATGGCGACGCGCCGGGCGCGCTGACCGAACTGTCCGAGCAATATGCCGAAGGCGCCGACCCGATGGCGGTGCTGCGCGATCTGGCAGAGCTGACCCATTGGATCTCGGTGGTGAAGATCACCCCCGAGGCCGCCGAGGACCCCACCGTCGGCCCCGACGAGCGCGCCCGCGGCGCGGCGCTGGCGCAAAACCTCGGGATGCGCCCGCTCACCCGCATGTGGCAAATGCTGCTGAAAGCGCTCGAAGAGGTGGCGCAGGCGCCCAACGCGATGATGGCTGCCGAGATGGCGGTGATCCGGCTGACCCATGTGGCCGAGTTGCCTTCGCCCGAGGAACTGCTGCGCAAGCTGCAGGACACGCCCCCGCCGCCGCCTCCGGGCCCCGGCGGTGGTGGCTATGCCCATGCGCCCGCGGGCGGCTCTCCCGCGCAGGGCGGCAGCACGCAGGCCTATGGCAGCGCGGCGCAGCCCACCCATCCCGGCCCCGCCGGCCCCAGTGCGATTTCCGGCGCAATGTCGGGTGCGATGTCCGGCGCCATGTCTGGCACGAGTTACGGCAACGCCGTCCCCGCCGTGGCCCAGAACAATGCACTCGCCCGCTATCCCACCTTCGAGCATGTGCTCGAGCTGATCCGCGCCAACCGCGACGTGAAGCTGCTGGTCGAGGTCGAGGGCGGCGTGCGCCTTGCCGCCTATCAGCCGGGGCGCATCGAGTTCACCCCCGCCGCCAAGGCGTCGCCCGATCTGGCGCAGCGGCTCGGCACCGCGCTGCAGCGCTTCACCGGGGCGCGCTGGGGGGTCTCGCTGGTCAATGGCTGCGAGACGCCGACCATTGTCGAGAAACGCGATGCCGCCGAGCTGGCGCTGCGCGCGGAGGCCGAGCAGCACCCGCTGGTGCAAGCCGCCATTGCCGCCTTCCCCAAGGCCAAAATCGTCGAGATCCGCACCCCGGAGGCCGAGCAGCAGCAGGCCGCCGTCGAGGCTCTGCCCGAGGTCGAGGACGAATGGGATCCCTTCGAGGAAGACTGA
- the recR gene encoding recombination mediator RecR, translating to MPDRSEIDALIEMMARLPGLGPRSARRTVLHLIRKRELQLTPLAELMSRVAATARECLNCGNVGTEEICPICADERRGNGQLCVVEDVGDLWAMERGGSFKGRYHVLGGTLSALDRVGPEELRIPQLVARVESEGITEVILALNATVDGQTTAHYIADQLETRVALSSLAQGVPIGGELDYLDDGTITAALNARRKL from the coding sequence ATGCCCGACCGCAGCGAGATCGACGCGCTGATCGAGATGATGGCCCGCCTGCCAGGCCTCGGGCCGCGTTCGGCGCGGCGCACGGTGTTGCATCTCATCCGCAAACGCGAGCTGCAGCTGACGCCGCTGGCCGAGCTGATGAGCCGGGTCGCCGCCACCGCCCGCGAGTGCCTCAACTGCGGCAATGTCGGCACCGAAGAGATCTGCCCGATCTGCGCCGACGAGCGCCGCGGCAACGGCCAGCTTTGCGTGGTCGAGGACGTGGGCGATCTTTGGGCCATGGAGCGCGGCGGCAGCTTCAAGGGGCGCTATCACGTGCTGGGTGGCACGCTCTCGGCGCTCGACCGCGTCGGCCCCGAGGAGCTGCGCATCCCGCAGCTTGTGGCGCGGGTGGAGAGCGAAGGGATTACCGAGGTGATCCTCGCGCTCAACGCCACCGTCGATGGACAGACCACCGCCCATTACATCGCCGACCAGCTTGAGACCCGCGTCGCGCTCAGCTCGCTGGCGCAGGGCGTGCCGATCGGTGGCGAGCTCGATTATCTCGACGACGGCACGATCACCGCAGCGCTCAACGCCCGTCGCAAGCTCTGA
- a CDS encoding YbaB/EbfC family nucleoid-associated protein, with product MFKGLGGLGDMTKMMKAAQEMQGKMAELQEGLHTTMVTGESGAGLVKATATAKGELKGLDIDPSIFNSDDKEVVEDLILAAVKDAQAKAQERAEQEMRKLTEEMGLPADMKMPF from the coding sequence ATGTTCAAAGGATTGGGCGGTCTTGGCGATATGACCAAGATGATGAAGGCCGCGCAGGAGATGCAGGGCAAGATGGCCGAGCTGCAGGAAGGCCTGCACACCACGATGGTCACCGGCGAATCTGGCGCGGGCCTCGTCAAGGCGACCGCCACCGCCAAGGGCGAGCTCAAGGGGCTCGACATCGATCCCTCGATCTTCAACAGCGACGACAAGGAAGTGGTCGAGGACCTCATCCTTGCCGCGGTCAAGGACGCGCAAGCCAAGGCGCAGGAGCGCGCCGAGCAGGAGATGCGCAAGCTCACCGAAGAGATGGGCCTGCCCGCCGACATGAAGATGCCGTTCTAA